In Struthio camelus isolate bStrCam1 chromosome 4, bStrCam1.hap1, whole genome shotgun sequence, a genomic segment contains:
- the UCHL1 gene encoding ubiquitin carboxyl-terminal hydrolase isozyme L1: MAWQPMEINPEMLNKVLSRLGVGPGWRFVDVLGFEEEALSAVPAPACALLLLFPLTAQHENFRKQQTEEIKDQEISSKVYFLKQTVSNSCGTIGLIHAVANNKDKLKLDEGSALKKFLDETADLSPEERAKRFASNKAIQEVHNSVAQEGQCRVDDNSVNFHFILFVNVDGHLYELDGRMPFPVNHGTSSDDLLLKDSAKICRQFTEREKGEVRFSAVAFCKSA; this comes from the exons ATGGCGTGGCAGCCCATGGAGATCAACCCCGAG ATGCTGAACAAA gtGCTGTCCCGCCTGGGCGTGGGCCCCGGCTGGCGCTTCGTGGACGTGCTGGGCTTCGAGGAGGAGGCGCTGAGCGCCGTGCCGGCGCCGGCCtgcgccctgctcctgctcttcccgctGACGGCGCAG CATGAGAACTTCAGGAAACAGCAGACGGAGGAAATAAAGGACCAAGAAATCAGTTCCAAGGTGTATTTTTTGAAGCAGACTGTTAGTAACTCCTGTGGGACAATTGGTCTGATACATGCAGTTGCTAATAACAAAGACAAACTGAAACTTG ATGAGGGGTCTGCCCTGAAGAAGTTTCTTGATGAAACAGCTGACTTGTCTCCTGAAGAGAGAGCTAAACGTTTTGCAAGTAATAAG GCCATACAAGAAGTCCACAATTCTGTTGCACAAGAAGGACAATGCCGG GTTGATGACAACAGTGTGAACTTCCATTTCATCCTGTTTGTCAATGTGGATGGACATCTGTATGAATTGG ATGGCCGGATGCCGTTTCCGGTAAACCATGGCACAAGTTCAGATGACTTGCTATTGAAG GATTCTGCTAAGATATGCAGACAATTTACAGAACGTGAAAAAGGAGAAGTCCGTTTTTCTGCTGTGGCTTTCTGCAAATCTGCCTGA